CCTCTTTCAAAGGAAACAACAGCTCTCCGTCCGGTAGCTCTTCGCGCAATCTTCACTGCGTTTTCGACTGCTTCGGCTCCACTGTTCAAAAAGAAGGTTTTTTTATGGTGGTTCCCCGGTGTAAGCCGGTTCAGCTCTTCGGCCAATTCAATATACGATTCATAAAGCAGGACGTGAAAGCTCGGATGAATGAACAAATCAAGCTGCTCCTTCAGCGCCTTCACGACTCCATCCGGACAGTGTCCGGCATTTAATGTCCCGATTCCTCCTGCAAAATCCAGGTACGTATTTCCTTCCGCATCGGTTACCTGAGCCCCCTTAGCGTGAGTGATGAACTTGTTCATCACATGAAAAGGTCCTCTCGGAACGTGCTGTTTTCTTCGTTCCATCAGCTTCTCAGTCGCTTTGCCTGAAGCAGCATGAAGCGAAATGAATTTTGTCAATTTGACTCCCCCTTCGACGTTCTGCACCATTTTAAAGCAAAGAGAGCCATTACCTTCGCAGCCTGAATGACATTTTTCACCGGAATGTACTCATTTGGATGATGAGCAGTTTCCGTGATGCCGGGCCCAAACACAATCGAGGGTATGCTGCCTGCTGCTGAAATCATACCCGCATCAGTCCCCCATGGTGAAGCCTCCATAACCGGCTGCTCCCCTGTCACTTCCTTAAAGCTTTGAACGAGGCAGTCAATGAGCAGATGATCCGGTTCCAGCTCATTTGGAAGCCACCTGGCTCCATACCACTGCAGCTCTGCGGGATGATCAGCGAACCATGGATCAAACCCAGCCAGCCGCTCTAAATATTCCTGCATCTCTTGTTGGACCTCTTCCATTTGTTCATTAGGTGCAACACCGCATCTGCCTTCGAGAATGACACGGTCCGGGACGGAGGATGGCCAGTTGCCTCCGGTTATTTTTCCAATATTGATTGGTATGGGAATAGGTGTGGACGCATAAAGAGGATCTGTAATCCGGTCATTACGCACTTTTTCGAGCTCCCGAATGTGGTTCATGACCATCATCGCCTTCTCAATGGCTGAAACTCCTTCATACCTCGTACCGCCGTGAGCGGATTTACCGTGCACAATTACTTTGAACCACATCGAGCCCTGCTGCTTTGGGAAAATTTTCATATTGGTCGGCTCAGGGATAATGGCTGCATCCGCTTCCCAGCCCCTTAAAATGGCATCCAATGTACCTGCTCCGCCACTTTCCTCTTCAATCACACTTTGAAAAATAATGTCTCCTTTAATAGAAGTCTGACATCTAGAAATCGCTTCCAGCGCCATCAGCATCGAGACGTTTCCGCCCTTCATGTCTGAGGTTCCTCTTCCATAGACGTTGCCATTCTCAAGCTTTGGAAAGAAAGGCTCTCGATCCCATTGCTCCAAATCTCCTTCAGGCACAACATCGATGTGGCCGTTGAAGATCAGTGATTTTCCGCCTCCGCTGCCCTTTAGGACGGCGGCAATATTTGGACTTTCTTTAAAATTCGACCTAGTTGAATAAAAATGCCGGTGCGATTTCAGTTTCTTTCCTCCAGGCTCCCATATGTCAATTTCAAGCCCGATCTGTCTGCATTTTTCCAAAACAATCGCCTGGGCAGAGGCTTCGTTTCCCTGAGTGCTTGGCTGCTCCACTAACTTTTGCAGCAATTTAACCGCACGATGCTGATTGTTATCCAGCCACTGGCAAATCGCCAATTGCTCCTGATCCATGCAATCATCCTTCCTATGCTTGTAATTCAGGTGAAATAATTAACGAAGCCCCCGTTTTGCGGATGACTTCCTCAACGGAAAAAGATTCCATAACCTCGGTCAGCATAAGTCCTGAATCTGTTACATCCAGTACCGCCATTTCCGTAATGATCCGGCTGACACATTTTTGAGCTGTTATCGGCAAAGAGCATTGATCCACTATTTTAGGCCGGCCATGCTTGTCTGTATGGCTCATCACCACGAGAACCTTCCTCGCTTTTTGAGCAAGCTCCATCGCTCCTCCCATTCCGGGAATCGTTTTTCCGGGTACAATCCAATTGGAGAGGTCACCGCTCGAACTCACCTCAAGAGACCCCAGTATGGTCATATCAATGCAGCCGCTGCGAATCATCCCAAATGCCGCTGCAGAATCAAAGTAGGATATCCCTTTTCCTTCAGTAACCGGAAAACCCGCCGCATTGCAGAGCTCCCACTCTTCCTCGCCTGTAGGAGGCTCGGGGCCCATCCCCAAAATTCCGTTCTCTGCCTGGATCATGACCGGAAAGTCCATAGGCAAAAAATTCGGTACGAGTGAAGGAATTCCAATGCCTAAATTAAGCACCATTCCCTTCTCCACTTCCTGTGCAGCCCTTTTGGCAATGCTCAGCTTTGTTTCTCTTCCCATACCCATTTCCAATTCACTCCCTTGCTTTGCACAACCGTCTGGATAAACACACCAGGCGTGATAACCTCATCCCCATTCATGTCCCCGGCGTTTACCAGTTCCTCTGCCTCCGCGGCCGTGTAATCAGCAGCCATCGCCATAAGCGGATTCATATTACGTGCGCTTTTGCAGTAACTGAGGTTCCCCCAATTATCTGCTTTGCCGCAATGCAGGATAGCTGTATCGGCTCGGATGGCCGTTTCCAGGAGATACGATTTCCCTCCTGACTCAATCAGCTGCTTACCATTCCTCACGTATTCATTTTCCAAACCAATATCTGTTAAAATCCCTCCAAGGCCTGTACCTCCGGCGCGGATTCGTTCAGCAAGTGTCCCCTGCGGCGAAAATTCAACCTCAAGCTTCCCCTCGGTCATCAGTTTTCCGGCAATCGGATTTGATCCAATGTGGGAGGCCGTCAGCTTCCTTGCTCTCCCCGCCGTAATCAGCCTGCCCGCTCCGATATCAGGAAATCCTGCATCATTACAGATAATATGAAGATCCCGGATACCTTTTTCTAAAATGGCATCAATAAGGAGGGGGGGCGAACCTACTCCGCCGAACCCGCCAATCATAAGCGATGTCCCGTCTTTGACTGTTTTTATCGCTTCCTCTGCCTGACGGATCTTACTGTATTCCTCCATCCCTTACCCCTCCTTTTGCCATTGACTAAATTGGATGCACGTTCTTTTAAATCGCTTAAGCAACTCCGCTGTTTCCTGAATCGTAATGGTGAGCGGCGGAGCAATTATCACCGCATCTCCGTCCCCGCCATCGACTCCCGCACTTGCAGGATACAGAATAAGGCCGTTTCTGAATGCAAGCTCCACCAATTTGGCCCCCGCCTTCAGGTGCTTTGGAAAAGGAGTCATGTCATTGGGATTGTTCACTAATTCGATCCCTATTAAAAGCCCTCTTCCTCTCACCTCTCCTATAAAAGGGAATGATGACTGCATGTCTTTTAGCTGCTCCTTAAGATGCTGGCCCTGCCTTGCTGCCTGTTCAGCAAGGCTATGCTTATCCATATATTTCAGTACCGCTAAGGCGGCTGCCGCTGACTGGGGATTCCCGCTATGCGTATGCCCGCTCATGATCACACGGCTGCCTTCCTGAAATGGCTTCATCACTTTATCGGAGGCAACGGCGGCGGCGATTGGACTGTAGCCCGCACCCAGCCCTTTGCCAAGCACAACTATATCAGGAAGACAATCCCAGTGTTCAGTAGCCAGTACCTTTCCGGTTCTTCCCATCCCTGTCATCACTTCATCCGCAATAAACAGGACATCATACCGGTCGCAAATCTCCCGGAGTCGTTCATAATATCCAGGCGGCGGAGTGAGACATGCTCCAGCCGCGCCAACAATTGGTTCTGCTATAAACGCCGCTATATTTTCGTCTCCCATTCTCCTAATTGAACGCACCAGATCATCCGCACACATGAGATTGCAAGATGGATAGGCTTGCTGGTAGGGACACCGGTAACAATAGGGCGCTGAAACATCCGGATTTGAGGCAAGGTGGTCCGTAAATCTCACCCGGCGCTCAGGGTATCCGGAAAGTGACAGGGCCCCCATTGTAATTCCGTGGTAACTCCGCCAGCGTGATAGAATAGCCGTTTTAGACGGCCTCCCCTTTTCCTGCCAGTACTGAATCGCCATCTTCATTGCCGTTTCCGCGGCCTCAGACCCGCTGTTTACGAAAAAACTCCAATTTAAATCGCCCGGCAGCAGCTCTGCAAGCTTTTCCGCCAGCGCCTCGGCTGCCTTGCTTGTAAAATGGGAACGGTACACAAATGAAACTTTTTTCGCCTGTTCATTCATTGCTTCCGTAATTTCTCGTACCCCGTGCCCAATGCTGCACGTAATCGCACCTGACGATCCATCCAAATACTCCTTGCCATCCGCACCATATAAATAAACGCCCCTCCCAAAAGCAATTTCCGGAAGCTGCTCGTCTACAAGAGGCTTTATCAGATAACTCCTCTTCACCCTTCATCCCTCCCGATCGCCAAACCATCTATTTTTACATTGTATGTATGAATTCTGCTGTTTATTTCAGGAGGTTGGGCGGATTTTATGGGAGAGTACGGGGATGAAAGACTGAATATGGACCTGGTTCGGCCCATCAGTCTCTATTTCTATGCCCAGCTGCTTTTCTTTACATGGTGAAGACAAACAGAAAAACCCGCTGGCTGCATGCTCCGGCGGGGTAAATTCAAATCAATTGATTATAT
The Metabacillus sp. FJAT-52054 genome window above contains:
- a CDS encoding aspartate aminotransferase family protein; the protein is MKRSYLIKPLVDEQLPEIAFGRGVYLYGADGKEYLDGSSGAITCSIGHGVREITEAMNEQAKKVSFVYRSHFTSKAAEALAEKLAELLPGDLNWSFFVNSGSEAAETAMKMAIQYWQEKGRPSKTAILSRWRSYHGITMGALSLSGYPERRVRFTDHLASNPDVSAPYCYRCPYQQAYPSCNLMCADDLVRSIRRMGDENIAAFIAEPIVGAAGACLTPPPGYYERLREICDRYDVLFIADEVMTGMGRTGKVLATEHWDCLPDIVVLGKGLGAGYSPIAAAVASDKVMKPFQEGSRVIMSGHTHSGNPQSAAAALAVLKYMDKHSLAEQAARQGQHLKEQLKDMQSSFPFIGEVRGRGLLIGIELVNNPNDMTPFPKHLKAGAKLVELAFRNGLILYPASAGVDGGDGDAVIIAPPLTITIQETAELLKRFKRTCIQFSQWQKEG
- a CDS encoding CoA transferase subunit A — translated: MEEYSKIRQAEEAIKTVKDGTSLMIGGFGGVGSPPLLIDAILEKGIRDLHIICNDAGFPDIGAGRLITAGRARKLTASHIGSNPIAGKLMTEGKLEVEFSPQGTLAERIRAGGTGLGGILTDIGLENEYVRNGKQLIESGGKSYLLETAIRADTAILHCGKADNWGNLSYCKSARNMNPLMAMAADYTAAEAEELVNAGDMNGDEVITPGVFIQTVVQSKGVNWKWVWEEKQS
- a CDS encoding 3-oxoacid CoA-transferase subunit B, giving the protein MGMGRETKLSIAKRAAQEVEKGMVLNLGIGIPSLVPNFLPMDFPVMIQAENGILGMGPEPPTGEEEWELCNAAGFPVTEGKGISYFDSAAAFGMIRSGCIDMTILGSLEVSSSGDLSNWIVPGKTIPGMGGAMELAQKARKVLVVMSHTDKHGRPKIVDQCSLPITAQKCVSRIITEMAVLDVTDSGLMLTEVMESFSVEEVIRKTGASLIISPELQA
- a CDS encoding peptidase; protein product: MDQEQLAICQWLDNNQHRAVKLLQKLVEQPSTQGNEASAQAIVLEKCRQIGLEIDIWEPGGKKLKSHRHFYSTRSNFKESPNIAAVLKGSGGGKSLIFNGHIDVVPEGDLEQWDREPFFPKLENGNVYGRGTSDMKGGNVSMLMALEAISRCQTSIKGDIIFQSVIEEESGGAGTLDAILRGWEADAAIIPEPTNMKIFPKQQGSMWFKVIVHGKSAHGGTRYEGVSAIEKAMMVMNHIRELEKVRNDRITDPLYASTPIPIPINIGKITGGNWPSSVPDRVILEGRCGVAPNEQMEEVQQEMQEYLERLAGFDPWFADHPAELQWYGARWLPNELEPDHLLIDCLVQSFKEVTGEQPVMEASPWGTDAGMISAAGSIPSIVFGPGITETAHHPNEYIPVKNVIQAAKVMALFALKWCRTSKGESN